A genome region from Solirubrobacter pauli includes the following:
- the atpG gene encoding ATP synthase F1 subunit gamma → MALKDVKSRIASVKNIQKITRAMEMVAAARLRRAEQRIEALRPYAGAVRRMTRQAAEAAGNVPNFPILNEHDSEDKVGILLVTGDRGLAGAFNSQIVRAGLRAGNEYESQGKTTVWFASGRRGVSSLAFRGREAKGAYTGFTDRPSYANAREIASELVAAYVDGEVDRVEIVYNRYVSALTQEVTRETLLPLQQATIMGDDGAVDSLGERAAVKEDGKLDQDHDHHALVEYEPDPEVILERLIPAYVEISIFRALLESTASEHGARMTAMRNASENAGDIIKDLTLEFNRERQAAITQEIMEVVAGAESLV, encoded by the coding sequence ATGGCCCTCAAGGACGTCAAGAGCCGCATCGCGTCGGTCAAGAACATCCAGAAGATCACGCGCGCGATGGAGATGGTCGCGGCGGCGCGTCTGCGTCGGGCCGAGCAGCGCATCGAAGCACTGCGCCCGTACGCGGGCGCGGTGCGGCGCATGACCCGCCAGGCGGCGGAAGCGGCCGGGAACGTGCCGAACTTCCCGATCCTCAACGAGCACGACTCCGAGGACAAGGTCGGCATCCTGCTGGTCACGGGCGACCGTGGCCTGGCCGGCGCGTTCAACTCGCAGATCGTGCGCGCGGGCCTGCGGGCCGGCAACGAGTACGAGTCCCAGGGCAAGACCACGGTGTGGTTCGCCTCGGGCCGTCGCGGCGTGTCGTCGCTGGCGTTCCGCGGCCGTGAGGCCAAGGGCGCGTACACCGGCTTCACCGACCGCCCGTCGTACGCCAACGCGCGCGAGATCGCGTCCGAGCTCGTCGCCGCCTACGTGGACGGCGAGGTCGACCGCGTCGAGATCGTCTACAACCGCTACGTCTCGGCCCTCACGCAGGAGGTCACGCGTGAGACGCTGCTGCCGCTGCAGCAGGCGACGATCATGGGCGACGACGGCGCCGTCGACTCGCTCGGCGAGCGCGCCGCCGTCAAAGAGGACGGCAAGCTCGACCAGGATCACGACCACCACGCGCTGGTGGAGTACGAGCCCGACCCCGAGGTCATCCTCGAGCGTCTGATCCCGGCCTACGTGGAGATCTCGATCTTCCGCGCGCTGCTGGAGTCGACCGCGTCCGAGCACGGCGCGCGCATGACCGCCATGCGCAACGCCTCCGAGAACGCGGGCGACATCATCAAGGACCTCACGCTGGAGTTCAATCGCGAGCGCCAGGCCGCGATCACGCAGGAAATCATGGAAGTTGTCGCCGGCGCCGAGTCGCTGGTCTAA
- the atpA gene encoding F0F1 ATP synthase subunit alpha: protein MQIKPDEITSILKSRIEGLEAGQADLTEVGTVLTIGDGIARIHGLENCMSFEMLELPHDVVGLALNLESDNVGAVLFGPWEKIVEGDTVKRTGRLLEIPVGEQMLGRIVSPLGQPLDGKGALNTTEFRPAEFKAPGVVQRQPVTEPMQTGIKAVDGMIPIGRGQRELIIGDRQTGKTAIAVDTIINNKDTGVVSVYVAIGQRMSTIVGLAKTLEDAGALENTIIVAAPADEAAPIKFMAPYAGAAMAEYFLYNGKHSLVVYDDLTKHAYAYRQMSLLLRRPPGREAYPGDVFYLHSRLLERAVKLNDALGGGSMTALPIIETQAGDVSAYIPTNVISITDGQIFLEPNLFNSGVRPAINVGISVSRVGGNAQISPMKKVAGRLKIELSQFRDLEAFAQFGSDLDPDTQRTLARGERLVKTLNQDERSPLAVEDQVAVIYAATNGFVDRINADRVSEFHEGLVERLHADAADTLKAIREGNWSDETQQALRASIETFVGDFGYDLDEEGQPLSEDDQLRAEEGRQSNEPAAVAAS from the coding sequence GTGCAAATCAAGCCCGATGAGATCACTTCCATCCTCAAGTCCCGCATCGAGGGGCTCGAGGCTGGCCAGGCCGACCTGACCGAGGTCGGCACCGTCCTCACCATCGGTGACGGCATCGCCCGCATCCACGGGCTCGAGAACTGCATGTCGTTCGAGATGCTCGAGCTGCCGCACGACGTGGTCGGCCTCGCGCTCAACCTCGAGTCCGACAACGTCGGCGCCGTGCTCTTCGGCCCGTGGGAGAAGATCGTCGAGGGCGACACGGTCAAGCGCACCGGCCGCCTCCTCGAGATCCCGGTCGGCGAGCAGATGCTCGGCCGCATCGTGTCCCCGCTCGGCCAGCCGCTCGACGGCAAGGGCGCGCTCAACACGACCGAGTTCCGCCCCGCGGAGTTCAAGGCGCCGGGCGTCGTCCAGCGCCAGCCGGTCACCGAGCCGATGCAGACGGGCATCAAGGCCGTCGACGGCATGATCCCGATCGGCCGTGGCCAGCGCGAGCTGATCATCGGCGACCGCCAGACGGGCAAGACGGCGATCGCGGTCGACACGATCATCAACAACAAGGACACCGGCGTCGTGTCGGTGTACGTGGCCATCGGCCAGCGCATGTCGACGATCGTGGGTCTCGCGAAGACCCTCGAGGACGCCGGCGCGCTCGAGAACACGATCATCGTCGCCGCCCCGGCCGACGAGGCCGCGCCGATCAAGTTCATGGCGCCGTACGCCGGCGCCGCGATGGCCGAGTACTTCCTCTACAACGGCAAGCACTCGCTGGTGGTCTACGACGACCTCACCAAGCACGCCTACGCCTACCGTCAGATGTCGCTGCTGCTCCGCCGCCCGCCGGGGCGCGAGGCCTACCCGGGCGACGTGTTCTACCTGCACAGCCGCCTGCTCGAGCGCGCGGTCAAGCTCAACGACGCGCTGGGCGGCGGGTCGATGACGGCGCTGCCGATCATCGAGACGCAGGCCGGCGACGTGTCGGCCTACATCCCGACCAACGTCATCTCGATCACCGACGGCCAGATCTTCCTGGAGCCGAACCTCTTCAACTCGGGCGTGCGCCCGGCCATCAACGTGGGCATCTCGGTGTCCCGCGTGGGCGGCAACGCGCAGATCAGCCCGATGAAGAAGGTCGCCGGCCGCCTGAAGATCGAGCTCTCGCAGTTCCGCGACCTCGAGGCGTTCGCGCAGTTCGGCTCCGACCTGGACCCGGACACGCAGCGCACGCTGGCCCGCGGCGAGCGCCTGGTCAAGACGCTCAACCAGGACGAGCGCAGCCCGCTGGCCGTCGAGGACCAGGTCGCGGTCATCTACGCCGCCACCAACGGCTTCGTCGACCGCATCAACGCCGACCGCGTGTCCGAGTTCCACGAGGGCCTGGTCGAGCGCCTGCACGCCGACGCCGCCGACACGCTGAAGGCGATCCGCGAGGGCAACTGGTCGGACGAGACGCAGCAGGCGCTGCGGGCCTCGATCGAGACGTTCGTGGGCGACTTCGGCTACGACCTCGACGAGGAGGGCCAGCCGCTCTCCGAGGACGACCAGCTGCGCGCCGAAGAGGGTCGCCAGTCCAACGAGCCGGCCGCGGTGGCCGCGAGCTAA
- the atpH gene encoding ATP synthase F1 subunit delta: protein MEEIAAVYARSLFEVAQEQSKLDSVRDQLGAFADALDSSRELQTFFFSPYFSTVEKADGLDRAVTDADPIVVNFLKLLIENHRTPAVFRVRREFDRLWQEENKLLPVQVTSAVALDQATVDQIGDRIAQQTGRKIDLSASVEPEILGGIVVRVGNSILDASIRNRLEQLRKQVARA, encoded by the coding sequence ATGGAAGAGATCGCCGCGGTCTACGCCCGCTCGCTGTTCGAGGTCGCGCAGGAGCAGTCCAAGCTCGACTCCGTGCGTGACCAGCTCGGCGCGTTCGCCGACGCCCTCGACTCATCCCGCGAGCTGCAGACGTTCTTCTTCTCGCCGTATTTCTCCACGGTCGAGAAGGCGGACGGGCTGGACCGCGCGGTCACCGACGCCGATCCGATCGTCGTCAACTTCCTCAAGCTGCTGATCGAGAACCACCGCACGCCGGCCGTGTTCCGCGTCCGGCGCGAGTTCGACCGCCTCTGGCAGGAGGAGAACAAGCTCCTGCCGGTCCAGGTCACCTCCGCGGTCGCGCTCGATCAGGCCACTGTGGACCAGATCGGCGACCGGATCGCCCAGCAGACCGGCCGCAAGATCGATCTCTCCGCCTCGGTCGAGCCGGAGATCCTCGGCGGCATCGTCGTCCGCGTCGGGAACTCGATCCTCGACGCCTCGATCCGGAACCGCCTCGAACAACTTCGCAAGCAGGTCGCACGGGCCTGA
- the atpF gene encoding F0F1 ATP synthase subunit B, translating to MNFLLAAETTEEGGSGLVSPVIGVMLWTLIVFGITLFVLWKVAFPRIAEALDKRQRMIEDSIDTAEKTKREADELLREYRERLSDARGQADEIVARARRTAEAHEQESQADARTKREEMMDQTRRDIEAETRRAIQQIRSEVADLTVLATEKVTRKTLDASDQKRLVDEALAELDFAALANEERR from the coding sequence ATGAACTTCCTGCTCGCAGCCGAGACGACCGAGGAGGGCGGCTCCGGCCTCGTCTCCCCGGTCATCGGGGTGATGCTCTGGACGCTGATCGTCTTCGGCATCACGCTCTTCGTCCTCTGGAAGGTCGCGTTCCCGCGGATCGCCGAGGCGCTCGACAAGCGCCAGCGGATGATCGAGGACTCGATCGACACGGCGGAGAAGACCAAGCGCGAAGCCGACGAGCTTCTGCGCGAGTACCGCGAGCGTCTGTCGGACGCCCGTGGACAGGCCGACGAGATCGTTGCCCGTGCCCGCCGCACCGCGGAGGCGCACGAGCAGGAGAGCCAGGCCGACGCGCGCACCAAGCGCGAGGAGATGATGGACCAGACGCGTCGCGACATCGAGGCCGAGACGCGCCGTGCCATCCAGCAGATCCGCAGCGAGGTCGCCGACCTCACCGTGCTCGCGACCGAGAAGGTCACGCGCAAGACGCTGGACGCCTCCGACCAGAAGCGTCTGGTCGACGAGGCGCTCGCCGAGCTGGACTTCGCCGCCCTCGCCAACGAGGAGCGCCGCTAA
- the atpE gene encoding ATP synthase F0 subunit C produces the protein MTTLSTILAFIFAAAEDGADAGKAIALGVGGGLGAVGAGVGIGIIFGKVIESVTRQPEMRDEITSIQWLGFALTEACFFYGLVAGLIAFFL, from the coding sequence GTGACCACCCTGAGCACGATCCTGGCGTTCATCTTCGCCGCTGCTGAAGACGGCGCCGACGCCGGTAAGGCGATCGCCCTCGGCGTTGGCGGCGGCCTCGGCGCCGTGGGCGCCGGCGTCGGCATCGGCATCATCTTCGGCAAGGTCATCGAGTCCGTTACTCGCCAGCCCGAGATGCGCGACGAGATCACGTCCATCCAGTGGCTCGGCTTCGCCCTTACCGAGGCGTGCTTCTTCTACGGCCTCGTGGCGGGCCTGATCGCCTTCTTCCTGTAG
- the atpB gene encoding F0F1 ATP synthase subunit A has product MSQSRKILLGAGGAYLVLVILAFILFGNAGRQDFVPQEEFELPDWISLGVFTINKAVFYLIVAGILTCFTMVWIARKMEAKPNRVQTAVEVLYGVMRDNITRGNMDDKMAAKWFPFIGALFLFIWFNNLIGFIPLPTGHHHFDLFGLSIPTFGIYAATANVSVPLVLSLLVFFSYTAEGIRAKGVGGYLKSLIPAGVTGAMAGFIFVLELLSNIMRIVSLSVRLFANMLAGHLIILFMAGGLAILLGIAGIGVFLLPIGIALYLFEVGLVATLQAFIFATLSAIYIGGAVAESH; this is encoded by the coding sequence ATGAGCCAGTCCCGGAAGATCCTCCTGGGAGCCGGTGGTGCCTACCTGGTGCTGGTGATCCTCGCCTTCATCCTGTTCGGCAACGCGGGTCGCCAGGACTTCGTGCCGCAGGAGGAGTTCGAGCTGCCGGACTGGATCAGTCTCGGCGTCTTCACCATCAACAAGGCCGTCTTCTACCTGATCGTGGCCGGAATCCTGACCTGCTTCACCATGGTCTGGATCGCCCGCAAGATGGAGGCGAAGCCGAACCGCGTCCAGACCGCCGTCGAGGTCCTGTACGGCGTCATGCGGGACAACATCACCCGCGGGAACATGGACGACAAGATGGCCGCGAAGTGGTTCCCGTTCATCGGGGCGCTCTTCCTGTTCATCTGGTTCAACAACCTGATCGGCTTCATCCCGCTGCCGACCGGTCACCACCACTTCGACCTGTTCGGCCTCAGCATCCCGACGTTCGGCATCTACGCCGCGACGGCCAACGTCTCGGTCCCGCTCGTCCTGTCGCTGCTCGTGTTCTTCTCCTACACGGCTGAAGGCATCCGCGCCAAGGGTGTCGGCGGCTACCTCAAGAGCCTGATCCCGGCGGGCGTCACCGGCGCCATGGCGGGCTTCATCTTCGTCCTCGAGCTGCTCTCGAACATCATGCGGATCGTCTCGCTCTCCGTGCGTCTGTTCGCCAACATGCTCGCGGGCCACCTGATCATCCTCTTCATGGCCGGCGGTCTGGCGATCCTGCTCGGCATTGCGGGCATCGGCGTCTTCCTGCTGCCGATCGGCATCGCGCTCTACCTGTTCGAGGTCGGCCTGGTGGCCACCCTGCAGGCCTTCATCTTCGCCACCCTGTCCGCGATCTACATCGGCGGCGCCGTCGCCGAGTCCCACTAA
- a CDS encoding OsmC family protein: MPTRSAKADWQGEFKRGGGSVSTETGVLDAQYNFSGRFESGSGTNPEELLAASHASCFTMALSVGLTQAGNPPESLATEAKVTVDQVDGGFGITKIHLSVTGKVPGLDAAGFEEAAQGAKANCPLSKALASVPEITLETSFEA; encoded by the coding sequence ATGCCGACACGTAGCGCGAAGGCTGACTGGCAAGGCGAGTTCAAGCGGGGCGGTGGTTCCGTTTCGACGGAGACCGGCGTGCTCGACGCGCAGTACAACTTCTCCGGTCGCTTCGAGAGCGGCTCGGGCACCAATCCCGAGGAGCTGCTGGCGGCCTCGCACGCGTCCTGCTTCACGATGGCGCTGAGCGTCGGGCTGACGCAGGCGGGCAACCCGCCGGAGTCCCTGGCGACCGAGGCGAAGGTCACCGTCGACCAGGTCGACGGCGGCTTCGGAATCACGAAGATCCACCTGAGCGTCACCGGCAAGGTGCCGGGCCTGGACGCCGCCGGCTTCGAGGAGGCCGCTCAGGGGGCGAAGGCCAACTGCCCGCTCTCCAAGGCGCTTGCGAGCGTCCCGGAGATCACGCTCGAGACCTCGTTCGAGGCCTAG
- a CDS encoding cupin domain-containing protein — MEITRLEHRESFITADGSSIRELAGIPSGNAVNQSLAEATVPPSGETFEHFHRVSEEIYSFTSGAGRMRLGDEEADVRAGDTVVIPPGVKHKLWNPGAEPLVLLCCCSPAYSHEDTVLLEGGE, encoded by the coding sequence GTGGAGATCACCCGCCTCGAACATCGCGAGTCGTTCATCACCGCCGACGGCTCGTCCATCCGCGAGCTCGCCGGCATCCCGTCCGGCAACGCGGTCAACCAATCGCTGGCCGAGGCCACCGTCCCGCCCAGCGGCGAGACGTTCGAGCACTTCCACCGGGTCTCCGAGGAGATCTACTCCTTCACTTCTGGCGCGGGTCGCATGCGCCTCGGTGACGAGGAAGCCGACGTCCGCGCCGGCGACACCGTCGTCATCCCGCCCGGCGTCAAGCACAAGCTCTGGAATCCCGGCGCGGAGCCGCTCGTCCTGCTCTGCTGCTGCTCGCCCGCGTACTCGCACGAGGACACCGTCCTGCTCGAGGGCGGGGAGTGA
- a CDS encoding MraY family glycosyltransferase has protein sequence MVTKAVLAALVAFAVAAALTPLAARFARRIGAVDQQKDIGLAKDATPLLGGLAIFAGALVAGVLFLPDNDRTEGILAAAALITIVGALDDRFDLPPFVKFGGQIAAAVVLVASGVVVDAFTFPFLHRVELGGFGGPLTVFALVLLMNIVNFSDGADGLAAGVCAIAALAFAVIAFDLERRTAGTLAAITAGAALGFLLWNFPPAKVFMGDCGSNLLGLLLGAVIVEGTLKTNALIALVGPLVVLAVPLLDTGFVVLKRLKYRRPIYRGDSNHFHHRFYRMKWSTRRSILWLYAWTALMAGTAVALRFIPYSERDGTLIPGWALLMAALLLLCLAVSLYLIWVLEIIKLRRLREWQLRRADPDTSEHDIDEAVDHEFETGEFGRV, from the coding sequence ATGGTCACCAAGGCCGTCCTCGCCGCGCTGGTCGCCTTCGCCGTGGCGGCCGCCCTCACACCCCTCGCAGCGCGCTTCGCGCGGCGTATCGGCGCGGTCGACCAGCAGAAGGACATCGGGCTGGCCAAGGACGCGACGCCGCTGCTCGGCGGCCTGGCGATCTTCGCCGGCGCGCTCGTCGCGGGCGTCCTGTTCCTGCCCGACAACGACCGGACTGAAGGGATTCTTGCGGCCGCCGCGCTGATCACCATCGTCGGCGCGCTGGACGACCGGTTCGACCTACCGCCGTTCGTGAAGTTCGGCGGGCAGATCGCCGCGGCGGTCGTGCTCGTGGCTTCGGGCGTGGTCGTGGACGCGTTCACGTTCCCGTTCCTGCACCGCGTGGAGCTCGGCGGCTTCGGCGGGCCGCTGACGGTGTTCGCGCTCGTCCTGCTGATGAACATCGTCAACTTCAGCGACGGCGCGGACGGGCTCGCCGCGGGCGTGTGCGCGATCGCCGCGCTCGCGTTCGCCGTCATCGCCTTCGACCTCGAGCGCCGCACGGCCGGAACGCTCGCCGCGATCACCGCCGGGGCCGCGCTCGGCTTCCTGCTGTGGAACTTCCCGCCCGCGAAGGTCTTCATGGGCGACTGCGGGTCGAACCTGCTCGGCCTGCTGCTCGGCGCGGTGATCGTCGAGGGCACGCTCAAGACGAACGCGTTGATCGCGCTCGTCGGCCCGCTCGTGGTGCTGGCCGTGCCGCTGCTGGACACCGGCTTCGTCGTGCTCAAGCGCTTGAAGTACCGGCGCCCGATCTACCGCGGCGACTCCAACCACTTCCACCACCGCTTCTACCGGATGAAGTGGTCGACCCGGCGCTCGATCCTGTGGCTGTACGCGTGGACGGCGCTGATGGCCGGCACCGCGGTCGCGCTGCGCTTCATCCCGTACTCCGAGCGCGACGGCACGCTCATCCCCGGCTGGGCGCTGCTGATGGCCGCGCTCCTGCTGCTGTGCCTGGCGGTCAGCCTCTACCTGATCTGGGTGCTGGAGATCATCAAGCTGCGCCGCCTGCGCGAGTGGCAGCTGCGTCGCGCCGACCCCGACACGTCCGAGCACGACATCGACGAAGCCGTCGACCACGAGTTCGAGACCGGAGAGTTCGGCAGGGTTTGA
- a CDS encoding serine/threonine-protein kinase: MDSTVAYTPPFVHEQPRERPTWGFAEGDELAPGRTVLRRIGGGRRYEALLVWDEHRLAVLVAKVLRPDHAQDPIALHDLRREATLLERLAHPVVVRGFGAHLEEAGAGRSRPLGDDSPPNEPAGRGSARFPHLVLEHLDGPTLDELLAQGGPLAIEQLLPLGLHVASALHYLAGEGIVHLDVKPSNIVMGGPPRLIDLSVARTLHHAAALRSPIGTDAFMAPEQCEPDGRLGPPADVFGLAATLYTALTGARPFPPCEDRWPQLTALPAPLPRRTPKALAAILTRGMAQDPASRPTARDFAVALEPLVAALPRRMTLGRRG, from the coding sequence ATGGACTCCACGGTCGCGTACACGCCGCCGTTCGTGCATGAGCAGCCGCGTGAGCGACCCACCTGGGGCTTCGCCGAGGGCGACGAGCTCGCTCCGGGCCGCACCGTGCTGCGCCGGATCGGCGGCGGACGCCGCTACGAGGCGCTGCTGGTGTGGGACGAGCACCGGCTCGCCGTGCTCGTGGCCAAGGTGCTGCGTCCCGACCACGCGCAGGACCCGATCGCGTTGCACGACCTGCGCCGCGAGGCGACGCTGCTCGAGCGGCTCGCGCACCCGGTCGTCGTGCGTGGCTTCGGCGCCCACCTCGAGGAGGCAGGCGCGGGACGTTCTCGCCCCCTGGGCGATGACTCCCCGCCGAACGAGCCCGCAGGGCGAGGCTCGGCCCGCTTCCCCCACCTCGTGCTCGAGCACCTGGACGGCCCGACGCTCGACGAGCTGCTCGCCCAGGGCGGTCCGCTCGCGATCGAGCAGTTGCTGCCGCTCGGCCTGCACGTCGCGAGCGCGCTCCACTACCTCGCGGGCGAGGGCATCGTGCACCTCGACGTCAAGCCGAGCAACATCGTCATGGGCGGCCCGCCGCGGCTGATCGACCTCAGCGTCGCGCGCACGCTCCACCACGCCGCGGCGCTGCGCTCGCCGATCGGCACGGACGCGTTCATGGCTCCCGAGCAGTGCGAGCCCGACGGCCGCCTCGGCCCGCCGGCCGACGTCTTCGGCCTCGCGGCGACGCTCTACACGGCCCTGACCGGTGCGCGGCCGTTCCCGCCCTGCGAGGACCGCTGGCCACAGCTCACGGCCCTGCCGGCGCCGCTGCCCCGCCGCACGCCGAAGGCGCTGGCCGCGATCCTCACGCGCGGCATGGCACAGGACCCCGCCTCGCGCCCGACCGCGCGGGACTTCGCGGTGGCGCTCGAGCCGCTCGTCGCCGCGCTGCCGCGCCGGATGACGCTCGGCCGCCGCGGCTAG
- a CDS encoding ATP-binding protein, with translation MPGPAAQLTLLARVGAILGSGLPRQETLERVADLLVPTFAGWCAIDLEGENGELERRVALPKAFPPLPPDAPHGPAIVMRTGEPELVREVTEDALFAAARGNWAALAVMRELGLKSAMCVPLSAGTRVLGTLSLLATHRHYGGADLELMVEIGRRTAVAIEADRSRERTQMLFEASPTPMWVHDHETLAFLEVNDATVERYGWSRDELLAMTIKDIRPPEEIPRLLAVLAERQGAGELRPMEWRHCRRDGTVFDVEVTTGRIDYAGRHAVLVVAHDVSERKRLERRLADAEKMEAIGRLAGGVAHDFNNLLMVISGYAEILRDRDGGEEIEEIARAARQAAGLTRQLLAFSRRQVLRPTVLDLNEIVAGMEAILHRIIGDDVSVGTRLAGDLAPVMADQAQLERVILNLAANARDAMPGGGALTIETRNVELAQHGEDALDGPHVLLAVSDTGVGMDAEVRAHLFEPFFTTKQGGEGTGLGLATVFGVVKQSGGGIYVYSERGSGTTFKIYLPAASCPEGRRPETAVEPEPVRGTETVLVVEDDPNVRDLVRLLLEHNGYTVLTVRDAHEAERACTELGVDLLLTDVVMPEVSGQALAERIGQVAPDVRILFMSGYSDEAVHRHGILSERAAFIEKPFTERALTAKVREVLDA, from the coding sequence ATGCCCGGGCCAGCGGCGCAACTGACGCTGCTGGCGCGGGTAGGCGCGATCCTTGGGTCGGGCCTCCCGCGCCAGGAGACGCTCGAACGCGTCGCGGACCTGCTCGTGCCCACCTTCGCGGGCTGGTGCGCGATCGACCTGGAGGGAGAGAACGGCGAGCTCGAGCGGCGCGTCGCGCTGCCGAAGGCGTTCCCGCCGCTCCCGCCCGACGCGCCGCACGGCCCCGCGATCGTGATGCGCACGGGCGAGCCCGAGCTGGTGCGCGAGGTCACCGAGGACGCGCTGTTCGCCGCGGCGCGCGGCAACTGGGCGGCGCTCGCGGTGATGCGCGAGCTCGGCCTGAAGTCGGCGATGTGCGTGCCGCTGAGCGCGGGGACGCGCGTGCTGGGGACGCTCTCGCTGCTGGCCACGCACCGCCACTACGGCGGCGCCGACCTCGAGCTGATGGTCGAGATCGGACGCCGCACCGCGGTCGCGATCGAGGCCGACCGCAGCCGCGAGCGCACGCAGATGCTGTTCGAGGCGTCCCCGACGCCGATGTGGGTCCACGACCACGAGACGCTCGCCTTCCTCGAGGTCAACGACGCCACGGTCGAGCGCTACGGGTGGAGCCGCGACGAGCTGCTCGCGATGACGATCAAGGACATCCGCCCGCCGGAGGAGATCCCGCGGCTGCTGGCCGTCCTCGCCGAGCGCCAGGGCGCGGGTGAGCTCCGGCCGATGGAGTGGCGCCACTGCCGGCGCGACGGCACCGTGTTCGACGTCGAGGTCACGACCGGTCGGATCGACTACGCCGGCCGCCACGCCGTGCTGGTCGTCGCGCACGACGTCAGCGAGCGCAAGCGCCTCGAGCGGCGGCTCGCGGACGCGGAGAAGATGGAGGCGATCGGCCGGCTCGCCGGCGGCGTCGCGCACGACTTCAACAACCTGCTGATGGTCATCTCCGGCTACGCCGAGATCCTGCGCGACCGCGACGGGGGAGAGGAGATCGAGGAGATCGCCCGCGCCGCCCGGCAGGCGGCGGGCCTCACGCGCCAGCTGCTCGCGTTCAGCCGTCGTCAGGTCCTGCGCCCGACGGTGCTCGACCTCAACGAGATCGTCGCCGGCATGGAGGCGATCCTGCACCGGATCATCGGCGACGACGTCAGCGTCGGCACGCGCCTGGCCGGCGACCTCGCGCCGGTCATGGCCGATCAGGCGCAGCTCGAGCGCGTGATCCTCAACCTCGCCGCCAACGCCCGCGACGCGATGCCGGGCGGCGGCGCGCTCACGATCGAGACGCGCAACGTCGAGCTCGCCCAGCACGGCGAGGACGCGCTCGACGGGCCGCACGTGCTGCTCGCCGTCTCCGACACCGGGGTGGGCATGGACGCGGAGGTCCGCGCGCACCTGTTCGAGCCGTTCTTCACCACCAAGCAGGGCGGCGAGGGCACCGGGCTGGGCCTGGCGACCGTGTTCGGCGTCGTCAAGCAGAGCGGCGGCGGGATCTACGTCTACAGCGAGCGCGGCAGCGGCACGACGTTCAAGATCTACCTTCCGGCCGCGTCGTGCCCCGAGGGTCGCAGGCCGGAGACGGCGGTCGAGCCGGAGCCCGTCCGCGGCACCGAGACCGTGCTCGTGGTCGAGGACGACCCGAACGTGCGCGACCTCGTCCGCCTCCTGCTCGAGCACAACGGCTACACGGTGCTGACCGTGCGGGACGCCCACGAGGCCGAGCGGGCGTGCACGGAGCTCGGCGTGGACCTGCTGCTGACCGACGTGGTGATGCCCGAGGTGAGCGGCCAGGCGCTGGCGGAGCGGATCGGCCAGGTCGCCCCGGACGTGCGGATCCTGTTCATGTCCGGCTACTCGGACGAGGCCGTGCATCGCCACGGGATCCTCTCCGAGCGGGCCGCGTTCATCGAGAAGCCGTTCACCGAGCGGGCGCTGACGGCGAAGGTCCGCGAAGTGCTCGACGCCTGA